The proteins below are encoded in one region of Streptomyces marianii:
- a CDS encoding CHAT domain-containing protein, with product MIDTSGHSGDLVFASEQALSVTETLTGAGHRVTTLPASDTARRPPGRRAVLAALRRVDGPRILHIAGHGRFDPQHPMKSGIPLGRQSLTARDFSELRLRCELVTVGTRESGMADRRPNSSASHAPWSSPPGATGELGNGTRPVATARESVAAGLSRS from the coding sequence GTGATCGACACCTCGGGCCACTCCGGTGACCTCGTCTTCGCCTCCGAGCAGGCCCTGAGCGTCACCGAGACGCTGACCGGCGCGGGCCATCGGGTCACCACACTGCCCGCGTCGGATACCGCCCGAAGGCCGCCGGGCCGCCGAGCGGTGCTCGCCGCACTGCGGAGGGTGGACGGGCCTCGCATCCTGCACATCGCCGGACACGGACGGTTCGATCCGCAGCACCCCATGAAGTCCGGCATCCCGCTGGGCCGACAGTCGCTCACCGCACGCGATTTCTCGGAACTGAGGCTGCGCTGTGAGCTGGTGACGGTGGGAACCCGCGAGAGCGGCATGGCGGATCGGCGCCCGAACTCCTCGGCCTCGCACGCGCCCTGGTCATCGCCGCCTGGAGCGACCGGTGAGCTGGGCAACGGAACTCGCCCAGTGGCGACAGCTCGGGAAAGTGTGGCTGCAGGGCTCTCCCGAAGCTGA